A portion of the Acidobacteriota bacterium genome contains these proteins:
- a CDS encoding metallophosphoesterase family protein, translating into MRILVLSDIHSNLEALEACLAAAPAHDLVVNLGDSVGYGANPNEVIARCRALGKVFVRGNHDKAVSGLMDLAEFNAAAGLATLWTRDQLTAENLAWLRKLPQGPVQVDEIPGIQLVHGSALDEDEYLVSVRDAIEPLMTDVVPVTFFGHTHLQGGFVAQGEISEAYRPGYRTVGQAESSDWPLRRDLRFLINPGSVGQPRDGDWRAAFAVFDTDAWIVSFHRVPYNLRIAQEKILAANLPQRLATRLATGR; encoded by the coding sequence GTGCGCATCCTCGTCCTCAGCGATATTCACAGCAATCTCGAAGCCCTCGAGGCTTGCCTCGCGGCGGCTCCGGCGCATGACCTCGTCGTCAACCTTGGCGATTCCGTGGGATACGGCGCAAATCCCAATGAAGTGATCGCGCGTTGTCGAGCGCTCGGCAAGGTGTTTGTCCGGGGAAATCACGACAAAGCGGTTAGCGGACTGATGGATCTGGCGGAATTCAATGCGGCTGCCGGCCTGGCCACTCTTTGGACGCGCGACCAACTGACTGCTGAAAATCTCGCCTGGCTGCGCAAGCTTCCGCAGGGACCGGTGCAGGTCGATGAAATACCCGGCATCCAGCTAGTCCATGGATCGGCGCTGGATGAAGACGAATACCTGGTCAGCGTGCGCGACGCGATTGAGCCGCTCATGACCGACGTCGTTCCCGTTACATTCTTCGGGCACACACATTTGCAGGGCGGTTTCGTGGCACAGGGCGAGATCAGTGAGGCGTATCGTCCGGGCTATCGCACGGTCGGTCAGGCCGAATCGTCGGATTGGCCCCTGCGCCGCGATTTGCGCTTCCTGATCAATCCCGGATCGGTCGGCCAACCGAGAGACGGTGACTGGCGCGCTGCTTTCGCAGTTTTCGATACGGATGCGTGGATTGTCAGCTTCCACCGCGTCCCCTATAACCTGCGGATTGCGCAAGAAAAAATTCTTGCCGCGAACTTGCCGCAAAGGCTGGCCACGAGGCTGGCTACTGGTCGATAG
- a CDS encoding ribonuclease HI family protein: MGPHSSESSNPADLFSAAAKPATSAHTAHIDGGARGNPGPAGYGVVIQDAAGRTVAELSEYLGHQTNNYAEYQGLIGVLRYATGNGIKSLKVVSDSELMVRQMNGIYKVKNPDLRKLHDEAQQMVRKLDHFEIRHAMREHNVDADRLANEAMDRGKSGRTTSAPAPAATIAVRDEFDGIVRNGVVELTGGSLPDGTRVQVRVRR, from the coding sequence ATGGGTCCACATTCTTCTGAGTCTTCGAATCCCGCCGACCTTTTTTCGGCCGCAGCAAAGCCGGCGACGTCCGCGCACACCGCCCACATCGACGGAGGCGCGCGCGGCAATCCAGGACCCGCTGGATACGGCGTGGTAATTCAAGATGCCGCGGGCCGCACGGTTGCGGAGCTTAGCGAATACCTGGGCCACCAGACCAACAACTACGCCGAGTACCAGGGATTGATCGGCGTTCTGCGTTATGCCACGGGCAATGGCATCAAGTCGCTGAAAGTGGTGAGCGATTCGGAGTTGATGGTCCGGCAGATGAACGGCATCTACAAAGTGAAGAATCCGGACCTGCGCAAGCTCCATGACGAGGCGCAGCAAATGGTTCGCAAGCTCGACCACTTTGAAATTCGTCACGCCATGCGCGAGCACAACGTGGACGCCGACCGCCTCGCCAACGAAGCCATGGACCGCGGCAAGTCGGGCCGCACTACCTCCGCGCCAGCGCCGGCTGCGACCATTGCTGTCCGTGACGAGTTCGATGGCATCGTTCGCAATGGAGTGGTGGAACTGACCGGTGGTTCATTGCCTGACGGCACGCGAGTGCAGGTTCGAGTCCGCCGCTAG
- a CDS encoding DUF1761 domain-containing protein, with protein sequence MIFGPETFDGVNPWAVAVAAVATMVIGFLWYSPLLFARPWMRLMGHDPNDKDKLAEMQKSAGKLYALTFIATIVSAIVLAKIIDLTSVNTVVYGMKVGFFVWLGLVATVQLTGALFGKQPTKLFLINAGYQLACYVTMGGILAKWPHP encoded by the coding sequence ATGATTTTCGGACCCGAGACGTTCGATGGAGTCAACCCGTGGGCAGTCGCCGTCGCTGCAGTGGCGACGATGGTGATTGGATTCCTCTGGTACTCGCCCCTTCTCTTCGCTCGTCCGTGGATGCGGCTCATGGGACATGATCCGAACGATAAGGACAAGCTCGCGGAAATGCAGAAAAGTGCCGGCAAGCTATACGCGCTCACCTTCATCGCAACCATCGTCTCCGCAATCGTGCTCGCGAAGATCATCGACCTGACCAGCGTCAACACCGTTGTGTATGGGATGAAAGTTGGATTTTTTGTTTGGCTCGGCCTGGTTGCCACCGTCCAGTTGACGGGCGCACTCTTCGGCAAGCAGCCCACGAAACTCTTCCTGATCAACGCCGGATATCAACTGGCTTGCTACGTGACTATGGGCGGCATCTTGGCGAAGTGGCCACACCCGTAG
- a CDS encoding DUF3225 domain-containing protein, whose protein sequence is MRTIAILFTSIFLAMTCSAQSAPTADVSGVRLVIEQQQAAWNRGDLDAFMSSYWNSPELTFFSGAHESKGWEAALDRYKKSYQGAGHEMGKLEFTNLRVEPLGTNAAFVRGEFHLTMSDGKTPHGLFTLIFKKFPEGWKIVHDHSAGE, encoded by the coding sequence ATGCGCACCATCGCAATCCTGTTCACTTCAATTTTTCTTGCTATGACATGTTCCGCGCAAAGCGCGCCAACCGCGGACGTCTCCGGCGTGCGTCTAGTCATCGAACAACAGCAGGCGGCATGGAATCGCGGCGACTTGGACGCATTCATGTCTAGCTACTGGAATTCGCCGGAACTGACCTTCTTCTCCGGCGCGCACGAATCAAAAGGCTGGGAGGCAGCACTCGACCGCTACAAGAAAAGTTATCAAGGCGCCGGTCACGAAATGGGCAAACTGGAGTTCACGAACCTGCGAGTCGAACCTCTGGGAACTAACGCAGCTTTCGTCCGCGGAGAATTTCACCTGACGATGTCCGATGGGAAAACGCCGCATGGCCTGTTCACACTAATCTTCAAGAAGTTTCCTGAAGGATGGAAGATCGTCCACGATCACTCGGCGGGAGAGTGA
- a CDS encoding cysteine synthase family protein: MTAANPNPVARPNATNDVAVTRPAGVSLLDRIGNTPLLRFDALTCDLPTVQLYGKAEWYNPGGSIKDRTAASIVSEARRSGKLTPGKILLDSTSGNTGIAYSMLGSALGFPVTLCVPENISPERKRILQAYGANIIFTDAGEGSDGATRVAHELAEKQSDIYFYADQYSNDANWRAHYNTTANEIWRQTEGRITHFVAIMGTTGTFVGTTRRLKELNPNVRCISLQPDSPFHGIEGTKHLGSTMVPGIYDATLADEQLEIHTEDAHAMARQLAREAGILIGVSAAAGIVGSMKVAESLKKQQPAVIVTILGDSGERYLGEKFWNEK, encoded by the coding sequence GTGACGGCAGCCAATCCCAACCCGGTCGCCAGGCCAAACGCCACCAACGATGTTGCGGTTACGCGCCCGGCTGGAGTGAGCCTGCTCGATCGCATCGGCAATACTCCACTGCTGCGGTTCGATGCGCTGACCTGCGATCTGCCCACGGTGCAACTCTACGGCAAAGCCGAATGGTACAACCCTGGTGGATCGATCAAGGATCGAACGGCCGCCAGCATCGTATCCGAAGCGCGCCGCTCTGGAAAGCTGACGCCGGGAAAGATTCTTCTCGATTCCACCAGCGGCAACACCGGCATTGCATATTCCATGCTGGGTTCTGCGCTGGGCTTTCCCGTTACGCTCTGCGTTCCCGAGAATATTTCTCCCGAACGCAAGCGCATTCTACAGGCATACGGCGCAAATATCATCTTCACCGATGCAGGCGAAGGCTCGGACGGTGCCACGAGAGTTGCCCACGAGCTCGCAGAAAAACAATCCGATATTTATTTTTATGCCGATCAATATTCCAACGACGCCAACTGGCGCGCGCATTACAACACCACCGCCAACGAAATCTGGCGCCAGACCGAGGGTCGCATTACGCACTTCGTCGCGATCATGGGAACAACCGGGACGTTCGTTGGGACCACGCGCCGTCTGAAAGAGTTGAACCCGAATGTTCGCTGCATCTCGTTGCAGCCGGACTCTCCCTTTCACGGCATTGAAGGCACCAAGCATCTGGGATCGACCATGGTACCCGGCATATACGACGCCACGCTCGCTGACGAACAATTGGAAATTCACACCGAAGACGCGCACGCGATGGCGCGGCAGCTGGCGCGAGAAGCAGGCATACTGATTGGCGTATCTGCCGCGGCCGGGATCGTGGGCAGCATGAAAGTTGCCGAGAGTTTGAAGAAGCAACAGCCTGCAGTGATCGTCACGATCCTCGGCGACTCGGGCGAGAGGTATTTGGGCGAAAAATTCTGGAACGAGAAATAA
- a CDS encoding M67 family metallopeptidase, whose product MLTIPQDAYASLRQHGEETYPHECCGVLLGQFADDGSKTVTSIARAGNTRDDSPHNRYHIDPKELIRIQREGRARGEDIVGFYHSHPDHPARWSTTDLAEAHWFGCSYVITSVEKGKAAVTNSFQLEGVDEENKNYVDESVIVESPRH is encoded by the coding sequence ATGCTCACGATCCCACAAGACGCCTACGCCTCGCTTCGCCAGCACGGCGAGGAAACGTATCCTCATGAATGCTGCGGCGTATTACTGGGGCAGTTCGCGGACGATGGCTCCAAGACGGTGACCAGCATTGCCCGCGCCGGAAATACGCGCGACGACTCTCCGCACAATCGCTACCACATTGATCCGAAGGAACTGATCCGCATTCAGCGCGAAGGCCGGGCGCGAGGAGAGGACATCGTCGGCTTTTATCACTCGCATCCAGATCATCCGGCGCGCTGGTCAACTACGGATCTGGCGGAGGCGCACTGGTTTGGTTGCTCGTACGTGATTACGAGCGTGGAGAAGGGCAAGGCGGCGGTGACGAACTCGTTCCAACTGGAAGGTGTCGATGAGGAGAACAAGAACTACGTGGATGAGTCGGTGATTGTGGAATCGCCACGACACTAG
- a CDS encoding hexameric tyrosine-coordinated heme protein has product MQRVPDTELVLVPGGTLITSTPEEGRALALKMARHMIHNIQPDLDALKEGRPKYGMNPDSLIAASQVVAIEFQTIAAANDYWRK; this is encoded by the coding sequence ATGCAGCGGGTTCCTGATACGGAGTTGGTCCTCGTTCCGGGTGGGACGTTGATTACCAGCACACCGGAGGAGGGGCGGGCTTTAGCGCTAAAAATGGCTCGTCACATGATTCACAACATCCAGCCGGACCTCGACGCTCTCAAAGAGGGCAGGCCCAAATACGGGATGAATCCAGATAGTCTGATCGCTGCCAGCCAGGTTGTGGCTATCGAGTTTCAGACCATAGCGGCCGCCAACGACTATTGGCGGAAATAG
- a CDS encoding MoaD/ThiS family protein, giving the protein MPQIQIPGPLRQYVGKQPSVEVSARNVGEALASLIAQHPDLKRHLYTDDEKLRAFVNVYVNDEDMRYLDKEATVLKDGDTISIVPSIAGGR; this is encoded by the coding sequence ATGCCGCAGATTCAGATTCCCGGTCCTCTCCGTCAATACGTTGGCAAACAGCCTTCTGTCGAGGTTAGCGCCAGGAATGTTGGCGAGGCGCTTGCCAGCCTGATCGCACAACATCCGGATTTGAAGCGCCATCTTTATACGGACGACGAAAAACTCCGCGCCTTCGTGAATGTCTACGTGAACGACGAAGACATGCGCTACCTGGACAAGGAAGCCACGGTACTCAAAGATGGTGATACCATTTCGATAGTGCCGTCGATCGCCGGTGGCCGCTAG
- the moeB gene encoding molybdopterin-synthase adenylyltransferase MoeB → MATLTEVKPEAVLSNDEILRYSRHLIMPEVGMEGQQKLKAAKVLCIGAGGLGSPLALYLTAAGVGTLGIVDFDVVDYTNLQRQIIHTTADVGRKKLDSAADKLKAINPYINLRTFDTRLSSANALELFREFDIIADGTDNFPTRYLVNDACVLTGKPNVYGSIFRFEGQASVFATEDGPCYRCLYPEPPPPGLVPSCAEGGVLGILPGLVGVIQATETIKLILGAGDPLIGRLLLVDALGMKFRELKLRKSPDCPACGKNPTVKSLIDYNEFCGIRGEEEVVSTDVPAITVEELKQQLDARKDLFILDVREPHEYQICNLNGHLIPLGDLPKRVHELDSSREIVAHCRSGVRSGKAVTFLRQAGFKKVHNLTGGILAWADKIDPTMPKY, encoded by the coding sequence ATGGCCACGTTGACCGAAGTCAAACCCGAAGCCGTTTTAAGTAATGACGAGATCCTGCGCTACTCGCGCCATCTGATCATGCCGGAAGTCGGCATGGAGGGTCAGCAGAAACTGAAAGCGGCGAAAGTCCTGTGTATCGGAGCGGGCGGCCTCGGATCGCCATTGGCGCTCTACCTGACGGCTGCGGGCGTCGGGACGCTGGGGATCGTTGATTTCGATGTCGTCGACTACACCAACCTGCAGCGGCAGATTATCCATACCACTGCTGACGTGGGCCGCAAGAAGCTCGACTCCGCGGCCGACAAGCTCAAGGCGATTAATCCTTATATCAACCTGCGCACGTTCGATACGCGGCTCAGTAGCGCCAACGCGCTCGAGCTGTTTCGAGAATTCGACATCATCGCCGACGGCACCGACAACTTTCCTACACGCTATCTGGTCAACGATGCCTGCGTGCTGACTGGCAAGCCGAACGTTTATGGATCGATCTTCCGCTTCGAAGGACAGGCGAGCGTGTTTGCGACCGAGGACGGTCCATGCTATCGCTGCCTCTATCCTGAGCCGCCACCGCCGGGATTGGTTCCATCCTGCGCCGAAGGCGGAGTGCTTGGGATTCTCCCCGGACTCGTGGGCGTGATCCAGGCAACGGAGACCATCAAGCTGATTCTTGGAGCGGGCGATCCTTTGATCGGGCGTCTTCTTCTGGTCGATGCGCTGGGGATGAAGTTCCGCGAGCTCAAACTGCGTAAGAGTCCGGATTGCCCAGCCTGCGGAAAGAATCCTACTGTGAAGTCGTTGATCGATTACAACGAATTTTGCGGAATCCGCGGCGAAGAAGAAGTTGTTTCTACTGACGTGCCAGCTATCACCGTCGAAGAACTCAAACAGCAACTCGATGCCAGGAAAGACTTGTTCATTCTCGACGTCCGCGAACCGCACGAATATCAGATCTGTAACCTCAACGGACATCTGATTCCACTGGGCGACCTGCCCAAGCGTGTCCATGAACTTGATTCCAGCCGGGAAATCGTTGCCCATTGCCGATCTGGAGTACGCAGTGGCAAGGCCGTGACATTCCTGCGCCAGGCTGGATTCAAGAAAGTCCATAACCTGACCGGCGGGATTCTAGCTTGGGCCGATAAGATCGATCCGACCATGCCCAAGTACTAA